The stretch of DNA GGTCCCCTCGGGCGCTGGCCCGGTCACTTCCTCCGCCCGATCTGGGCCATGAGGTGGGCGTTGGCTGCTGCCTTGGCCCGCAAGTTCTTGGCCTTGGCGATGTTGAAGAGGATGTTCATGATGTTGGTGGGGACGTCGAGCGACAGCGTGACCTTGGTGTGCCGGTCGCTCTTGGCCCGGTTCTGCGAGCTCTTGCCCTTCAGCCGCGCCTGGGACGCGTATGGGGAGTGGCCGTCCCCCGGGAATGTCCTTTtccccagctcttcctcctccgcCTCCTCCTCTGACGCCTCCTCCAGGGACGGCGACTCGGAGCCGCGCTTGTCCAGGACGGCGTTTTCCTCGGGATGGATCTTCTGCGCTTCCGACAGGGCGGCGTTGAGGCAGCTGAAGATGGAGGCGGCGTTGGAGAGGCTCAGGGCCCGGCCGGTCCCGGCAGCTCCgagcaggatgaggaggagcagcagcctggggtggGACATGGCGGTGGCCTGGCCATGGAGACACCGAGGAGAGGGACGTGAACTTCCCGTGGGACCGGGGGAGATCCGGCCTCTCCTCATCCCTTCCCAATCCCTGAACTCCCCTCCCTGCGCCATTGGAGTCTCCTCCCAGGTCCCGTTTAAAGGTTCAGACAGGTGGGAATGAGCTTCCTTGGGTTGCAACCCCCAGCCCTTGGATttggggtgctggt from Poecile atricapillus isolate bPoeAtr1 chromosome Z, bPoeAtr1.hap1, whole genome shotgun sequence encodes:
- the LOC131573893 gene encoding urocortin-3-like — translated: MSHPRLLLLLILLGAAGTGRALSLSNAASIFSCLNAALSEAQKIHPEENAVLDKRGSESPSLEEASEEEAEEEELGKRTFPGDGHSPYASQARLKGKSSQNRAKSDRHTKVTLSLDVPTNIMNILFNIAKAKNLRAKAAANAHLMAQIGRRK